A part of Paenibacillus sp. IHBB 10380 genomic DNA contains:
- a CDS encoding ABC transporter substrate-binding protein, producing the protein MKKLIVFLLITALSVMSACSSTNKADNQAKNEAVTNTVSNETIKTNTSEDTDKVYSLENDGVDKALFTEALSQFPAKVPERIVTTSVPLTEMLHLLGITPVGVPTSTNPIPAEFEAIQRIGSPMSPDIEVVTKLEPDLLLGAESLRSTLDKNLEGIKLEKAYLRTESFEDLKLSMKVLGTYFNKIDEMNVVLTKIIEKENELIKLAKGKKMPSVMLMIGTSDSFMVMSDRSYLGSLVKKLNADNIATSVLKVSEVYSPINMENIVAADPDIILVLASGDHGASVDKFQKEVEKNNIWTKLSAYKNDKIHILDYSVFGVTSIINAETALTQIANYFYE; encoded by the coding sequence TTGAAAAAGTTAATCGTATTTTTGCTTATTACGGCTCTTAGCGTAATGTCTGCCTGTTCGTCCACCAATAAAGCGGACAATCAAGCGAAGAATGAAGCGGTAACAAACACCGTAAGTAATGAGACGATTAAGACTAATACAAGCGAAGATACAGATAAGGTATACAGTTTGGAGAACGATGGTGTCGATAAAGCGTTGTTCACTGAAGCGTTAAGCCAATTTCCTGCGAAGGTGCCGGAGCGAATTGTCACGACATCCGTGCCATTAACAGAGATGCTACATTTGCTGGGGATTACACCGGTGGGTGTACCAACCTCTACTAATCCGATTCCTGCGGAATTCGAAGCGATACAGCGCATTGGCTCGCCCATGTCGCCGGATATTGAAGTTGTGACTAAGCTTGAGCCAGATTTGCTTCTCGGTGCGGAGTCGCTTCGAAGCACGTTAGATAAAAATCTAGAAGGTATTAAGTTGGAAAAAGCTTATTTACGTACTGAATCATTTGAGGATTTGAAACTTAGTATGAAAGTATTGGGCACTTATTTTAATAAAATAGATGAGATGAACGTTGTACTGACCAAGATAATAGAAAAGGAAAATGAGTTGATCAAACTAGCGAAAGGCAAGAAAATGCCGAGTGTCATGCTGATGATCGGAACTTCTGATTCTTTCATGGTTATGAGTGATCGCTCCTATCTAGGTAGTTTGGTGAAGAAGCTTAATGCAGATAATATCGCGACTTCCGTACTGAAAGTGTCAGAGGTTTACTCTCCAATTAACATGGAGAACATAGTAGCTGCTGATCCAGATATTATTCTAGTATTGGCATCAGGCGATCATGGCGCTTCAGTAGACAAGTTTCAGAAAGAAGTAGAAAAGAATAACATATGGACCAAACTCTCAGCCTATAAAAATGACAAAATTCATATTCTGGATTACAGTGTTTTTGGCGTAACCTCGATAATTAACGCGGAGACAGCCCTAACTCAAATCGCAAATTATTTCTATGAATAA
- a CDS encoding ABC transporter permease encodes MNSLIDEWKYVAGSKYFRLIFIGPLVAAIFFGLMFSQNQISESPVVVIDEDHSLYSRQLISKINASPYMNVTNVYSSRMAPETLLANEQAVAVIMLPKQLEIRQQQGISTNIGILMDNTMPSGLTGIRTAIQEIIVTENMTLSMTRLLQKGMDAETSKGLVSPLSLQQRMLFNPTTSYVGFMVLGFVNIVVLMITTSAAGSIVPRLRQEGKLFANGKSPVQLWIRIVPYAVMTSLSLLLCYGLLKQVGGMRFEAEPYLFIIPLLVYAFALSLMGLLIGYSAKDLSKVNSRTNFVLYPSFLATGIQLTPLAFPEPFQISAWVLPMNWLNRLIRGMAFRDGALTAYSQEIGALLIIIGVVSLLIGLLVLQEARKATPSREPLVNSDVLPSSS; translated from the coding sequence ATGAATTCGCTGATTGACGAGTGGAAGTACGTAGCGGGCAGCAAATATTTTCGCTTGATCTTTATCGGTCCGCTTGTCGCGGCCATATTTTTTGGTTTGATGTTTTCGCAGAACCAAATTAGCGAATCGCCAGTTGTTGTCATTGATGAGGATCACAGTCTGTATTCACGGCAGCTGATCTCTAAAATAAATGCTTCCCCATACATGAATGTCACAAACGTGTACTCCAGCCGTATGGCCCCAGAAACATTGCTGGCAAATGAGCAAGCTGTAGCGGTCATCATGCTTCCGAAACAGTTGGAGATACGTCAGCAGCAGGGGATATCAACGAATATCGGCATCTTAATGGATAACACGATGCCCTCAGGGTTGACTGGTATCCGGACTGCGATTCAGGAAATCATCGTAACGGAAAATATGACCCTCTCAATGACCCGTCTGCTTCAAAAAGGGATGGATGCCGAAACATCTAAAGGGCTTGTTTCTCCGTTGTCCCTTCAGCAGCGGATGCTGTTTAATCCGACCACAAGTTATGTAGGCTTTATGGTGCTTGGATTTGTGAATATCGTGGTTTTGATGATTACAACAAGCGCAGCAGGCTCGATTGTACCTCGCCTGCGTCAGGAAGGGAAGCTCTTTGCAAATGGAAAGTCGCCTGTGCAGCTTTGGATTCGTATTGTACCTTACGCTGTCATGACTTCCCTTTCTCTGCTCCTATGCTATGGATTATTAAAGCAGGTGGGAGGAATGCGGTTTGAAGCGGAGCCTTATCTTTTTATCATCCCACTGCTTGTTTATGCTTTTGCCTTGTCACTCATGGGATTGTTGATCGGTTATTCTGCCAAAGACCTGTCCAAAGTCAATTCACGGACCAACTTCGTATTGTATCCGTCGTTTCTTGCTACTGGAATTCAACTGACTCCGCTAGCGTTTCCGGAGCCCTTTCAAATCTCTGCATGGGTATTACCTATGAACTGGCTTAACCGCCTTATACGCGGGATGGCTTTTCGGGATGGGGCGCTAACAGCCTATAGTCAGGAGATAGGGGCACTGCTGATCATTATTGGTGTTGTGTCCTTGTTAATTGGATTGCTGGTACTACAGGAAGCAAGGAAAGCTACTCCTAGCCGGGAACCGCTTGTGAATTCGGACGTTCTGCCGAGTAGCAGTTAA
- a CDS encoding FecCD family ABC transporter permease, which yields MIKTSRSRTIVIFTLILTIIAAIIAIGLGGVSISIPEILSTIFSSSSEAVNATIIWDIRLPRVLLAMIIGANIAISGALLQAVMGNPLADPGLTGVTSGAAACVLVIMLAAPEYTQFIPIAAFVGGIIAASIVYALAWRRNGISPITIILSGVAVNALCGGVIGFLTIMYSDRLPTAVQWLNGSLAAKGSNALVMVLPYAIVGWILSFFAIRKANIIRLGDQVASNLGENVNRIRIILSLLAVFLAAISVAAIGMIGFVGLVVPHMARMLVGSDYKYLLPMSMALGALVLLIADTGGRTLFSPLDIPSGILMAVIGAPYFLYLMRRRTF from the coding sequence GTGATAAAAACATCTCGAAGCAGGACCATTGTTATTTTTACGTTAATTTTGACGATCATAGCTGCGATAATCGCAATCGGACTAGGTGGTGTGTCCATCTCGATACCAGAAATATTAAGTACAATCTTTAGTTCATCCTCCGAAGCGGTGAACGCCACAATCATATGGGATATTCGATTGCCGCGTGTATTGTTGGCGATGATCATCGGGGCGAATATAGCGATTTCGGGCGCACTCTTGCAAGCTGTAATGGGTAACCCTCTTGCTGATCCTGGTTTGACGGGTGTGACTAGCGGTGCGGCGGCTTGTGTACTGGTGATTATGCTTGCTGCGCCAGAATATACTCAATTCATTCCGATTGCTGCTTTTGTCGGCGGAATCATAGCTGCATCCATTGTTTATGCACTAGCATGGAGGCGGAACGGTATTTCACCGATCACAATTATCTTATCTGGCGTTGCGGTGAATGCCTTGTGTGGGGGAGTCATTGGATTTCTGACGATTATGTACAGCGATCGGCTCCCCACCGCTGTCCAATGGTTAAACGGTAGTTTGGCTGCGAAAGGTAGTAATGCCTTGGTGATGGTTTTACCGTATGCGATTGTTGGCTGGATACTATCGTTCTTCGCCATACGCAAGGCGAATATCATTCGGTTGGGCGATCAGGTCGCTTCTAATCTGGGTGAGAATGTTAACCGGATCCGTATCATATTGTCCTTATTAGCTGTATTCTTGGCTGCTATCTCTGTAGCTGCCATTGGGATGATCGGGTTTGTCGGTCTCGTTGTACCGCATATGGCTAGAATGCTAGTTGGCTCAGACTATAAGTATTTATTGCCGATGAGCATGGCACTTGGAGCACTTGTGCTGTTGATTGCGGATACGGGTGGACGCACACTGTTCTCACCGTTGGATATACCTTCAGGAATTCTCATGGCTGTCATAGGCGCGCCATATTTTCTGTACCTGATGAGAAGGAGGACATTCTAA
- a CDS encoding DinB family protein, which yields MTFSTVLPIWQAIQERFHKTAKALSEEDLSLQIGSTSIESLLRHNAEVEFMFADWFFGRSIPEECNNAKSPGLVDNNKSFACLEELVDLLKASNANLIEAMRELPEEAWHQSVESPMGASTPLEAVGRLMYHTGIHSGQISLIQKNARI from the coding sequence ATGACTTTTTCTACTGTCCTGCCGATTTGGCAAGCAATTCAAGAACGATTTCACAAAACGGCGAAGGCGTTATCGGAAGAGGACTTGAGCCTGCAGATCGGTTCAACATCCATCGAATCTTTGCTTCGTCATAACGCGGAAGTGGAATTTATGTTCGCGGATTGGTTCTTCGGCAGGAGTATACCGGAGGAGTGTAATAATGCAAAGAGCCCGGGATTGGTGGATAACAACAAGTCTTTCGCCTGTTTAGAAGAGTTGGTTGATTTGCTGAAGGCATCGAACGCGAATTTAATCGAAGCCATGCGAGAGCTTCCAGAGGAGGCGTGGCATCAGAGTGTTGAATCGCCCATGGGTGCATCAACACCACTTGAAGCCGTAGGCAGACTTATGTATCATACAGGGATTCATTCTGGACAGATTTCTCTCATTCAGAAAAACGCTCGCATCTAA
- a CDS encoding ABC transporter ATP-binding protein has product MFTVDSISIRYEQKSVINDFSFSVKQGEIVSIIGPNGSGKSTLLKAVSRLIPYHTGSVVLEGTNLKSMSAKQVARKMCMLSQKNQAPSDMSVIDLVSYGRYPHKKWFEKLNHDDMEIVYWALEKTHLAAYKDRPVVSLSGGESQRAWIAMALAQRPKVMLLDEPTTYLDISHQHEVLELVRELNQDMGMTVVMVLHDLNQASCYSDSIVVVQDGEKAMYGTPNQVMTTDMIRQVYRMDSEIQYIPSEQKPRIHLLSTVK; this is encoded by the coding sequence ATGTTTACTGTTGATTCCATTTCGATTCGGTATGAGCAGAAGAGCGTAATTAACGACTTCTCCTTCTCCGTTAAACAAGGTGAAATCGTGTCCATCATTGGACCGAATGGCTCGGGAAAATCAACATTACTCAAAGCAGTCTCGCGGCTTATTCCTTATCATACAGGTTCTGTAGTGCTCGAAGGCACGAATTTAAAATCAATGAGCGCCAAACAAGTTGCGCGTAAAATGTGCATGTTAAGTCAAAAGAATCAAGCACCGAGTGATATGAGTGTGATCGATCTTGTCTCTTATGGCAGATATCCGCACAAAAAGTGGTTTGAGAAATTAAATCATGATGATATGGAAATCGTCTATTGGGCACTTGAGAAAACTCATCTTGCAGCATATAAGGATCGACCGGTCGTTTCGTTATCCGGCGGTGAATCGCAGCGTGCATGGATTGCCATGGCGCTTGCGCAGCGCCCTAAAGTGATGTTGCTTGACGAACCGACAACTTACCTGGATATTTCCCATCAACATGAAGTGCTTGAGCTTGTTCGTGAGTTAAACCAGGATATGGGGATGACTGTTGTCATGGTACTGCATGACCTCAATCAAGCTTCTTGTTACAGCGATAGTATTGTTGTCGTGCAAGATGGCGAGAAGGCGATGTACGGCACACCGAATCAAGTTATGACAACGGACATGATCCGGCAGGTTTATCGGATGGATTCGGAGATTCAATATATTCCATCAGAGCAGAAACCTCGCATTCATTTGTTAAGTACCGTGAAATAG
- a CDS encoding polysaccharide deacetylase family protein, which translates to MRVGKEAIPKRHFIPIVVVLLALTFLAGCGIFGGSDDSAKNMEGKKSAEQPVSRYTGEKSKAISFVYTTKRTLALTFNGMGDAKTMNQLLDELDLYHIKATFFLPGMRVAEEPDIAQDILARGHEIENNTLNQLDMSKLRYDQVYKEIQLSDQIITKETGVTPKYVRTKSGEFTDDVRLAAAHNGQDAVISYSLFLHNWQNETEQQKKNYLRKYINRGGIITLDIEENTHILKTIPLIAEAAADVGYEFVTLNKLVEQGGERKPLEAIEGYDTVQINPNNKAKYDLIYRKETSKKKVVLTFDDWGTDYTITKILDILDKYHIKASFFLRADGVEKNPNLARAIAEAGHDVGNHTYSHPVLSTITPTQLQEEVVKAYQVITEAIQEKPAMLFRPPTGNINDTEAGIIAATGYETIANYDVDPNDWNKNKSADDIVKGILGQTRSGSVILLHMLDDIQTIEALPIAIESLERKGFTFVTMTDMISQK; encoded by the coding sequence ATGAGAGTAGGTAAAGAGGCAATCCCCAAACGACATTTCATCCCAATAGTAGTTGTGCTACTGGCACTGACATTTCTTGCCGGCTGCGGAATATTTGGAGGCAGCGATGATTCCGCTAAGAACATGGAAGGTAAGAAAAGTGCGGAGCAACCGGTCTCACGCTATACGGGCGAGAAGAGCAAGGCTATTTCCTTCGTGTATACCACTAAACGGACATTAGCGCTTACTTTTAACGGGATGGGGGATGCCAAGACGATGAATCAGCTGTTAGATGAGTTGGATCTCTATCATATTAAGGCGACCTTCTTTCTTCCAGGAATGAGAGTAGCAGAAGAGCCTGATATCGCCCAAGACATCCTTGCTCGAGGTCATGAGATTGAGAATAACACCTTGAATCAACTTGATATGAGCAAGCTCAGATATGATCAAGTGTATAAGGAAATTCAACTGAGCGACCAGATTATTACAAAGGAAACAGGCGTAACCCCTAAGTATGTCAGAACCAAATCCGGTGAATTTACCGATGATGTACGCCTAGCGGCGGCACACAATGGGCAGGACGCTGTTATTTCTTATAGTTTATTTCTTCACAATTGGCAGAACGAAACCGAGCAGCAGAAGAAGAATTATCTGCGAAAATATATCAATCGCGGTGGAATCATTACACTGGATATAGAGGAAAACACGCATATTCTGAAGACGATTCCGCTTATTGCTGAGGCCGCTGCTGATGTAGGCTACGAATTTGTTACGCTGAACAAGCTTGTAGAGCAAGGCGGGGAGAGAAAACCGTTAGAGGCCATAGAGGGTTATGATACAGTCCAGATCAACCCGAATAACAAAGCTAAGTATGATTTGATTTATAGAAAAGAGACATCGAAGAAGAAAGTGGTACTCACTTTTGATGACTGGGGAACGGATTATACAATAACCAAAATTCTGGATATTTTGGACAAGTATCATATTAAGGCATCCTTCTTCCTGCGGGCAGATGGAGTGGAGAAGAATCCCAATCTGGCAAGAGCGATTGCAGAAGCGGGACATGATGTGGGCAATCATACGTACAGCCATCCCGTGTTATCAACGATAACTCCAACCCAATTGCAGGAGGAGGTCGTGAAAGCTTACCAGGTCATTACGGAGGCCATTCAGGAGAAACCGGCGATGCTGTTCAGACCTCCAACCGGCAATATTAATGACACAGAGGCAGGAATTATAGCCGCTACTGGGTATGAGACGATTGCGAATTATGATGTAGACCCTAACGACTGGAATAAGAACAAGTCTGCAGATGATATTGTGAAGGGGATTCTGGGGCAGACCCGTAGCGGGAGTGTTATTTTGCTGCACATGTTAGATGATATCCAGACGATTGAGGCACTGCCAATTGCGATTGAAAGCTTGGAACGTAAAGGATTTACCTTTGTAACCATGACAGATATGATCAGTCAAAAATGA
- the lpdA gene encoding dihydrolipoyl dehydrogenase translates to MSKLESVETLVIGSGPGGYVAALRSSQLGMKTAIVERSQLGGVCTHVGCIPSKALIAESHRYDLLRQFSNADAVASFKNAQDFKQGIVNKQAGGVSYLLKTAGVSILEGEASLVDEHTAIIKQTGQEQTISFKYAILATGSRPIELQAFPVGGRILSSTEALSLLEVPTSLVVIGGGYIGVELGQMYAKFGTRVTILEGGEQVLPGFEADLAVPVVRKLKADGINIITGATAEKVVQNADTITLHYLKDQEQHHVTAEYVLVTIGRKPNTDGKLGLERIGLPVTSRGLIGTDEQCRTAIPHIFAIGDITAGPALAHKASYEAKIAAEAIAGHASEVDYKAMPLVVFSNPELASVGLSETEAKAKAIPIVIGKASFGINGRALALRETEGLVKIVADQTSGIVMGAQIVGVEASTLVSELALAIEMGATVEDLAMTIHPHPTLGEVIMDAAENAVRKMMMKSKKEQQI, encoded by the coding sequence ATGAGTAAGCTTGAATCCGTAGAAACGCTGGTCATTGGATCAGGTCCGGGAGGTTACGTGGCGGCGTTGCGATCTTCACAACTTGGTATGAAGACAGCGATTGTCGAACGCAGTCAGCTTGGCGGAGTCTGCACGCATGTTGGCTGCATTCCATCCAAAGCATTAATTGCAGAATCGCATCGCTATGATTTGCTCAGACAGTTCAGTAATGCAGATGCGGTAGCGTCATTTAAGAATGCTCAGGATTTCAAGCAGGGGATTGTGAATAAGCAGGCAGGCGGAGTTAGTTATTTATTGAAGACTGCCGGTGTGAGCATTCTGGAAGGAGAGGCTAGTTTGGTTGATGAACATACAGCTATTATCAAACAAACTGGACAGGAGCAAACCATTTCTTTTAAGTACGCCATACTGGCAACGGGTTCTCGTCCGATTGAGTTGCAAGCATTTCCGGTTGGAGGGCGTATTTTGTCTTCCACAGAAGCGCTGTCTCTCCTTGAGGTTCCGACCAGTCTGGTAGTTATCGGCGGTGGATATATTGGTGTCGAACTGGGGCAAATGTATGCCAAATTTGGAACAAGGGTAACGATCCTGGAGGGAGGAGAACAAGTGCTGCCGGGATTCGAGGCGGACCTTGCGGTCCCTGTTGTCCGGAAGTTGAAAGCCGATGGTATAAACATTATAACCGGGGCGACAGCTGAGAAAGTGGTGCAGAATGCGGATACAATTACACTGCATTATTTAAAAGATCAGGAGCAGCATCATGTTACAGCGGAATATGTGTTAGTCACTATCGGCAGAAAACCAAATACAGACGGTAAGTTAGGGCTGGAGCGCATAGGCTTACCAGTGACGAGCAGGGGACTGATCGGGACGGACGAACAGTGCAGAACGGCTATCCCGCATATTTTCGCAATTGGAGATATTACGGCTGGTCCGGCACTCGCTCACAAGGCGTCCTATGAAGCTAAGATTGCGGCAGAAGCCATTGCAGGTCATGCCTCCGAGGTTGATTATAAAGCCATGCCGCTCGTCGTCTTTTCTAATCCAGAGCTGGCTAGCGTTGGCTTAAGTGAAACGGAAGCAAAGGCAAAAGCCATCCCGATTGTTATTGGCAAAGCCTCTTTCGGGATCAACGGCAGAGCATTGGCACTGAGGGAAACCGAAGGATTAGTTAAAATTGTGGCGGACCAGACCTCAGGAATCGTGATGGGCGCACAAATCGTTGGCGTGGAGGCATCAACACTCGTATCGGAGCTAGCACTTGCTATCGAGATGGGGGCAACCGTGGAGGACTTGGCTATGACGATTCATCCCCATCCTACATTGGGAGAAGTGATTATGGATGCTGCCGAAAACGCGGTCAGAAAAATGATGATGAAAAGTAAAAAAGAACAGCAGATTTAA
- a CDS encoding HlyD family efflux transporter periplasmic adaptor subunit, protein MKIKVGFYIGIAIALIVGGSLLAVKGKDAVSQAESRKQGMLEAEQTTIFYQKSPGSIVEVSVDVGDSVKQGEVLFKVKSAEEGEMDVIAPDDGLINRIVVKSGDQLLQGMPVVILQKNTYYTELYIQESEIDKLEVNQSVDVHFPYLDRLVQVDGVVASIAAAPQFANLRMTRERGQADLSMFLVRISMDSNADLLPGMTAEVRLDEFAD, encoded by the coding sequence ATGAAGATAAAAGTAGGTTTTTATATCGGGATTGCGATTGCGCTGATCGTTGGAGGTTCGCTTCTTGCTGTTAAAGGAAAGGATGCTGTCAGTCAGGCTGAGAGCAGGAAGCAAGGTATGCTTGAGGCGGAGCAAACGACAATATTTTATCAGAAGAGTCCAGGGTCGATTGTAGAGGTCAGTGTGGATGTAGGCGATTCTGTGAAACAGGGAGAGGTGCTATTCAAGGTTAAATCAGCTGAAGAAGGAGAAATGGATGTAATCGCGCCGGATGACGGATTGATCAACAGGATTGTTGTAAAGTCGGGGGATCAGCTGCTGCAAGGTATGCCGGTTGTGATTCTGCAAAAGAATACCTATTATACAGAGCTCTACATTCAGGAAAGTGAAATTGATAAGCTTGAGGTCAATCAAAGTGTTGATGTTCATTTTCCGTATTTGGATCGTTTAGTTCAGGTCGATGGTGTTGTCGCTTCGATTGCAGCTGCCCCTCAATTTGCCAACTTGCGTATGACACGTGAAAGAGGACAAGCGGATTTAAGTATGTTCCTTGTTCGAATATCTATGGATTCGAATGCTGATTTGCTTCCGGGTATGACAGCGGAGGTGAGACTTGATGAATTCGCTGATTGA
- a CDS encoding pyridoxamine 5'-phosphate oxidase family protein codes for MKKSIDLEKYKENYLQFIANRRNLILSLIDDEGKPFISCAPFVKKEGKLYIYISKIADHYRYTEKNEYVDVLLIADESATNNKFATERVRLNCTSSNMGNDGHEDIFELFNTNHGAKTMDLLRGLDFSLFELTPLQGRYVVGFGMAFDIDVDANVFNHVVIDKKKDVV; via the coding sequence TTGAAAAAGTCTATTGATTTGGAGAAGTATAAGGAAAACTATTTACAGTTTATTGCGAATCGTAGAAATCTAATTTTGAGCTTAATAGACGACGAAGGTAAGCCATTCATTAGTTGTGCCCCTTTCGTTAAGAAAGAAGGTAAGCTTTATATCTATATTAGTAAGATCGCAGATCACTATAGATATACGGAAAAAAACGAATATGTCGATGTGCTTCTTATTGCAGATGAGTCTGCAACGAACAATAAATTTGCAACGGAACGTGTACGTTTGAATTGTACTTCCAGTAATATGGGTAATGATGGTCATGAGGACATCTTCGAGTTGTTCAATACCAATCACGGTGCAAAGACGATGGATTTGTTGCGCGGACTAGATTTCTCACTGTTCGAGTTGACCCCTCTGCAAGGTCGTTATGTGGTTGGTTTCGGTATGGCATTCGATATAGACGTGGATGCGAATGTATTCAATCATGTTGTCATTGATAAGAAGAAAGATGTTGTATAA
- a CDS encoding Ig-like domain-containing protein yields MSYRITNPGTQGTAVITNPLTGDFIYTPKAGATGIDTIKFTANDGKALSAEGTMSVSITDPNSNQGVVAHWRFESDPSVDGQPLTGDGAVVVKDLSGNNNNLHRVDEGKSKPGDMIWSSDKPIDSATKNSIRIFGDKTAGKASYLKTNDNAQVNNLEFDKGYTIEAYMKIAPEWDPIKNGWMGILTRDDTGSDIGNTGGDKDEPTATLAISTLREMQCRIPEKE; encoded by the coding sequence TTGAGTTATCGTATTACAAATCCAGGAACACAAGGAACGGCAGTCATTACAAACCCCTTAACTGGTGACTTCATCTATACTCCAAAAGCTGGAGCTACGGGTATCGATACAATCAAGTTTACAGCCAATGACGGTAAAGCCCTTTCCGCAGAAGGAACCATGAGTGTTAGTATTACGGATCCCAACAGTAACCAGGGCGTAGTTGCCCATTGGCGCTTTGAGAGCGATCCATCTGTTGACGGACAGCCTCTTACAGGCGACGGAGCCGTTGTCGTAAAAGATTTATCCGGCAACAATAATAATTTGCACCGAGTTGATGAAGGAAAAAGTAAGCCGGGAGATATGATCTGGTCTTCGGACAAGCCTATTGATTCAGCTACAAAAAACAGCATTCGTATTTTCGGTGATAAGACCGCAGGTAAAGCATCTTACCTGAAGACTAATGATAATGCTCAGGTTAATAACCTAGAATTCGATAAAGGATATACGATCGAAGCCTATATGAAAATCGCGCCTGAATGGGATCCAATTAAAAACGGTTGGATGGGTATCCTTACACGCGATGATACCGGCAGCGATATCGGTAATACTGGTGGAGACAAGGATGAGCCAACTGCTACCTTGGCTATATCTACGCTAAGAGAGATGCAATGCCGTATTCCCGAAAAAGAATAA
- a CDS encoding TetR/AcrR family transcriptional regulator: protein MPYPKDHKMKVRKTIIESAAQAFRTNGIHDVSVPFIMKGAGLTHGGFYSHFNNKEQLVAEACRYAISDTIALLQEAADQEGQIPKINVVIDYYLSPYHRDRTEMGCILPALSGEISRTSEEVRQVFTHELERMISFISNLAEIDASKGSALLSTMVGSLVLARSVSDPELSDNLLSAGKQYAKELVKT from the coding sequence ATGCCGTATCCCAAAGACCATAAGATGAAAGTGCGAAAAACGATCATTGAAAGTGCTGCCCAGGCTTTTCGCACCAATGGTATCCACGATGTAAGTGTTCCGTTCATTATGAAGGGGGCCGGGTTGACTCATGGAGGGTTTTATTCACACTTTAACAATAAAGAACAGCTGGTCGCCGAAGCCTGTCGATATGCCATTAGCGATACCATCGCACTTCTGCAGGAGGCCGCTGACCAGGAGGGGCAGATCCCCAAGATCAATGTTGTCATTGACTACTATTTAAGTCCGTATCACCGCGATAGAACGGAGATGGGCTGCATTCTTCCTGCCCTTTCCGGAGAAATATCCCGTACTTCAGAAGAGGTTCGACAGGTATTCACCCATGAGCTGGAGCGGATGATTTCGTTCATCTCCAATCTGGCGGAAATTGACGCGTCCAAGGGTAGTGCACTACTGAGTACCATGGTCGGTTCTCTTGTGCTTGCTCGTTCTGTCAGTGATCCTGAGCTGAGCGACAACCTTCTCTCAGCAGGCAAGCAGTATGCCAAAGAGCTGGTTAAAACCTAG
- a CDS encoding S-layer homology domain-containing protein: protein MTRAELITVISRHLNFDKTSADKALFKDTNNHWASNAISTAVAKGIVAGIDADSFGPDKPVTREQMIVILVNAFGLSGTEKHVNKFKDSSNISDWSKKSISTMVELDLVNGYNDGTFHPKEPATRAEAATILVRLFDLIKE from the coding sequence ATGACTCGTGCCGAATTAATAACTGTTATTTCACGTCATCTTAATTTCGATAAGACTAGCGCCGATAAAGCCTTATTCAAGGATACAAATAACCATTGGGCGTCTAATGCCATTTCTACAGCCGTTGCAAAAGGGATTGTGGCAGGCATAGATGCTGACTCATTCGGACCGGATAAACCGGTAACACGAGAACAAATGATAGTCATTCTCGTCAACGCTTTCGGACTGTCGGGCACCGAGAAACACGTGAACAAATTCAAAGATAGCTCCAACATATCCGATTGGTCTAAAAAATCCATCTCAACGATGGTCGAACTTGATCTAGTTAACGGATATAACGATGGAACCTTCCATCCGAAAGAGCCTGCTACACGAGCAGAGGCTGCAACCATACTTGTGCGCCTGTTCGACCTGATCAAGGAGTAA